Proteins encoded by one window of Mesotoga sp. UBA6090:
- a CDS encoding RnfABCDGE type electron transport complex subunit D → MAKKFFLKQPMMRKVIYALLPILVFAVGNFGWVVFSKVFLSIVVSVFVEWLFESKKGKSVSEAAIVTGFLIGLILPPAVPFWIVIVSSSFAIVFAKMAFGGFARNLYNPALVGRAFVYVSFPAAVQQSWTPAVQSWGQGFTRWISSDIVTMATPANVIRGGGEVSAWRMIFGNIAGSSGETAKWLIAAAAVYLIMTKAASWKIIVSTLVSAFVMSGIIFIFDPSRMNPFHWMIGGSIMFGAVFMATDPISAPKKDRAKWIYGAMIGSLAVIIGTFSLFGAGLMFAVLIANTFASLLDYLSTPKKVKA, encoded by the coding sequence ATGGCGAAGAAGTTTTTTCTGAAACAGCCAATGATGAGAAAGGTTATCTACGCTCTCCTTCCAATTTTGGTCTTCGCTGTTGGAAATTTTGGCTGGGTGGTCTTTTCCAAGGTTTTTCTTTCGATAGTTGTCTCGGTTTTTGTTGAATGGCTATTCGAAAGCAAAAAGGGGAAGTCCGTGAGTGAAGCTGCAATTGTTACCGGGTTCCTAATTGGATTGATTCTGCCTCCTGCCGTTCCCTTCTGGATAGTTATAGTTTCAAGCTCCTTTGCAATAGTCTTCGCCAAGATGGCCTTTGGAGGGTTTGCCAGGAACCTTTACAACCCTGCATTAGTTGGCAGGGCCTTCGTTTATGTGAGTTTTCCTGCCGCCGTACAGCAAAGCTGGACTCCGGCAGTTCAGAGCTGGGGACAGGGCTTTACGCGCTGGATCAGCTCGGATATTGTCACTATGGCCACTCCGGCCAATGTCATCAGGGGCGGCGGAGAGGTTAGTGCATGGCGGATGATCTTCGGAAACATAGCCGGTTCTTCCGGCGAAACGGCGAAATGGTTGATTGCAGCCGCTGCGGTGTATCTGATCATGACCAAGGCGGCTTCCTGGAAGATCATTGTATCAACTCTGGTGTCGGCATTTGTGATGTCGGGAATAATCTTCATTTTTGACCCTTCAAGAATGAACCCATTCCATTGGATGATCGGAGGCAGTATCATGTTTGGGGCCGTCTTCATGGCAACAGACCCGATCAGCGCGCCGAAGAAAGATAGAGCCAAATGGATCTACGGGGCTATGATCGGATCTCTTGCAGTCATAATAGGTACATTCTCATTGTTCGGAGCCGGTTTGATGTTCGCTGTCCTTATCGCAAACACATTTGCCTCTCTTCTTGATTATCTCAGCACCCCGAAGAAGGTGAAGGCGTGA
- a CDS encoding ABC transporter ATP-binding protein gives MAEVTLEKVGKTYPNGVKAVLDANLEVKDKEFLVLLGPSGCGKTTTLRMIAGLEEITEGTIKIGGKVVNDVEPKDRDIAMVFQNYALYPHMSVYENMAFGLKLRKTPKPEIEERVMEAARILGIEQLLDRKPKQLSGGQRQRVAVGRAIVRKPKVFLFDEPLSNLDAKLRVQMRAELKRLHQNLQATIIYVTHDQVEAMTMADKIVIMKDGIIQQIGDPYSVYFEPKNKFVAGFIGTPAMNFISAKLVSEGGKVWVVKEDMKLLVPEDKVERLEHLVGKDTTFGIRPEDIYDKMYSVAPKEEFIVKGDVEVVEPLGSETLIHANIHGDDIVAKVDPKSRASSGDKMDLVFDMSMMHLFDPETEENVLAGTHKDAAPDNL, from the coding sequence ATGGCAGAAGTTACTCTCGAGAAGGTAGGCAAAACTTATCCGAACGGAGTCAAGGCCGTTCTCGATGCGAATCTCGAAGTGAAGGACAAGGAGTTTCTCGTTCTCCTGGGTCCGTCGGGCTGTGGAAAGACCACGACATTGAGAATGATTGCCGGTTTGGAAGAGATTACGGAAGGAACGATCAAGATTGGCGGCAAAGTCGTCAACGATGTCGAACCTAAGGATAGAGACATCGCCATGGTCTTCCAGAACTACGCTCTTTATCCGCACATGTCGGTTTACGAAAACATGGCATTCGGACTGAAACTGCGAAAGACGCCGAAGCCGGAGATCGAAGAGAGAGTCATGGAAGCGGCGAGAATACTTGGAATAGAACAGTTGCTTGACCGTAAGCCAAAGCAGCTCTCGGGTGGTCAGAGACAGAGAGTCGCAGTTGGAAGAGCGATAGTTAGAAAACCAAAGGTCTTCCTTTTTGACGAACCTCTCTCCAACCTCGACGCCAAACTAAGGGTTCAGATGAGAGCCGAACTCAAGAGACTGCACCAGAATCTTCAGGCGACGATAATATACGTTACTCACGACCAGGTCGAGGCAATGACCATGGCCGACAAGATCGTAATCATGAAAGACGGAATAATCCAGCAGATCGGGGACCCTTACTCCGTCTACTTTGAGCCGAAAAACAAGTTCGTTGCTGGATTCATCGGCACTCCCGCAATGAACTTCATCAGTGCGAAGCTTGTCTCTGAAGGAGGAAAAGTCTGGGTAGTAAAGGAAGACATGAAACTTCTTGTTCCTGAAGACAAGGTTGAAAGGCTCGAACACCTGGTAGGTAAAGACACCACATTCGGTATAAGGCCGGAAGACATCTACGACAAAATGTACTCGGTTGCGCCGAAAGAAGAGTTCATAGTCAAGGGCGACGTGGAGGTTGTCGAGCCTCTCGGAAGTGAGACTCTTATCCACGCAAATATTCACGGCGATGATATCGTGGCCAAGGTCGATCCCAAGAGTAGAGCATCTTCAGGAGACAAGATGGATCTGGTCTTCGATATGTCTATGATGCACCTGTTTGACCCCGAGACGGAGGAAAACGTCCTTGCGGGGACTCACAAGGATGCAGCTCCGGACAATCTTTGA
- the metK gene encoding methionine adenosyltransferase encodes MKTWLFTSESVTEGHPDKMADQISDSILDAMLTQDEDSRVAVETLLATGVVVVAGEVSTKAYVDIPRVVRDTILDIGYNRAKYGFDGETCAVLTSIDEQSSDIALGVNKSLEAKKNDSDRYALIGAGDQGMMFGYATNETPEMMPLPIVLAHRLARRLSRVRKDESVHGFRPDGKTQVTVKYQDGKPVGVTAIVVSTQHDPDLTAEEIERLVVDNVVAPEIDHELLLEGVEIFVNPTGRFVRGGPSADTGLTGRKIIVDTYGGWTPHGGGAFSGKDPTKVDRSAHYMARYAAKNIVAAGLAERVTLQLAYAIGVAKPVSFMIDAHDTEKVDLEKLRKAVLKVFDFRPAAIIDRLNLKRPIYRQTAAYGHFGRIDIRLPWEETDAVDQLKKAVD; translated from the coding sequence ATGAAGACTTGGTTGTTTACCAGTGAAAGCGTTACCGAAGGCCATCCGGACAAAATGGCAGATCAGATTTCCGATTCGATTCTCGATGCGATGTTGACTCAGGATGAAGATTCGCGAGTTGCAGTTGAGACTCTTCTTGCAACGGGAGTTGTCGTAGTTGCCGGAGAGGTAAGTACCAAAGCTTACGTAGATATTCCCAGAGTAGTTAGGGACACGATTCTCGATATCGGATACAACAGGGCGAAGTACGGCTTTGACGGGGAGACCTGCGCCGTTCTCACAAGTATTGACGAGCAGTCCTCGGATATAGCTCTAGGGGTAAACAAATCCTTAGAAGCGAAGAAAAACGATTCCGATAGATATGCCCTCATTGGAGCGGGAGATCAGGGCATGATGTTTGGCTATGCGACGAACGAGACTCCAGAAATGATGCCGTTGCCGATAGTTCTTGCTCACAGACTGGCTCGAAGGCTCAGTAGAGTGAGAAAAGACGAGAGTGTTCATGGCTTCAGGCCTGACGGAAAGACCCAGGTTACTGTCAAGTATCAGGATGGCAAGCCTGTCGGAGTAACAGCTATCGTGGTATCGACTCAGCATGATCCTGACTTGACTGCGGAGGAGATCGAAAGACTTGTGGTTGACAACGTAGTTGCGCCAGAAATAGACCACGAACTACTTCTTGAAGGGGTGGAAATCTTCGTGAATCCTACGGGTCGATTTGTCAGGGGCGGTCCTTCGGCCGATACTGGCTTGACAGGCAGGAAGATCATCGTCGATACTTACGGAGGCTGGACGCCTCACGGCGGAGGAGCCTTCAGCGGAAAGGATCCCACGAAAGTCGATAGATCGGCTCATTACATGGCAAGATATGCGGCAAAGAATATAGTGGCGGCCGGGCTTGCAGAACGTGTCACTCTTCAGCTAGCATATGCCATTGGAGTTGCAAAACCCGTGTCCTTTATGATAGATGCTCACGATACGGAGAAGGTCGATCTCGAAAAGCTTAGAAAAGCCGTCCTGAAGGTTTTTGACTTCAGACCGGCCGCGATCATCGACCGGCTTAACCTGAAACGGCCTATATACAGGCAGACGGCTGCCTACGGACATTTCGGCAGGATAGATATTAGACTGCCGTGGGAAGAGACCGATGCCGTTGACCAATTGAAGAAAGCAGTGGATTGA
- the rpsT gene encoding 30S ribosomal protein S20 has product MPNNASAKKRVKQTAKRTVMNRAARTKFRNASKKLYKAMEEGEDPQAVSSMLSEVYSTLDRAAKSGTIHRNTASRKKARLTAKVKTYVEARG; this is encoded by the coding sequence GTGCCTAACAATGCATCAGCAAAGAAGAGAGTGAAACAGACGGCCAAGAGAACAGTTATGAACAGGGCCGCGAGGACGAAATTCAGGAATGCTTCCAAGAAGCTCTATAAGGCGATGGAAGAGGGGGAAGATCCACAGGCCGTGTCTTCCATGCTTAGCGAAGTATATTCTACTCTCGACAGGGCGGCGAAGTCCGGAACTATTCACAGGAATACGGCTTCACGTAAGAAGGCAAGATTGACCGCCAAAGTCAAGACATATGTCGAAGCGAGAGGTTGA
- a CDS encoding type II toxin-antitoxin system Phd/YefM family antitoxin — translation MVLLSRLHELSFFSLAEAKAHFSKVVDDCEKADIIITKNGLPKAVVMDYDKYVLLNRFLERVHDLYLMDAGDEAMDVEIEDLIVEVDDD, via the coding sequence GTGGTTCTCTTGTCTAGGTTACATGAGCTCTCTTTTTTTTCACTGGCCGAAGCGAAAGCTCACTTTTCAAAGGTCGTTGACGACTGCGAGAAGGCCGATATTATTATAACAAAAAACGGGCTCCCAAAGGCCGTCGTGATGGACTATGACAAGTATGTACTCCTCAACAGGTTCCTGGAAAGAGTCCACGATCTCTATTTGATGGACGCCGGGGATGAAGCGATGGATGTTGAGATAGAGGATCTTATTGTTGAAGTTGATGATGATTGA